The following are encoded together in the Mycolicibacterium arabiense genome:
- a CDS encoding rhomboid-like protein — MLRLARGVPLSWVWLAILFVTTRRQRSAGRLGSRRLQREHSTNLRRLRTEPARVLVSSLFWLDDRRWWPYVPVFATVVVPAERRLGTGRWLLVGSAAHVIGTYVGQGHLRLRIRTGRAPSRLVNVRDVGVSYYVLGVAGALSGYVPTAWRARTQMIVTGALAANAVARPTATEVGHLTAFTVGLAASTTAPDRDCKPYPPDDWPSAKPRP, encoded by the coding sequence GTGCTGAGACTGGCCCGCGGCGTTCCGCTCAGTTGGGTGTGGCTGGCGATCCTGTTCGTGACGACGCGGCGCCAACGGTCGGCAGGGCGGCTGGGATCGCGCCGTCTGCAGCGCGAGCACTCGACGAATCTGCGCCGGCTGCGGACCGAGCCCGCGCGGGTTCTGGTGTCGAGCCTGTTCTGGCTCGACGATCGCCGGTGGTGGCCGTACGTCCCGGTGTTCGCGACGGTGGTGGTGCCCGCCGAGCGCCGATTGGGCACGGGGCGTTGGCTTCTCGTCGGCTCTGCAGCGCACGTCATCGGCACCTACGTCGGGCAGGGCCACCTGCGGCTGCGCATCCGCACGGGCCGTGCACCGTCGCGCTTGGTCAACGTTCGCGACGTCGGTGTCAGCTACTACGTGCTCGGGGTGGCAGGCGCGCTGTCCGGCTACGTCCCGACTGCATGGCGGGCACGGACCCAGATGATCGTCACGGGCGCGCTCGCGGCCAACGCGGTAGCACGCCCGACCGCCACCGAGGTCGGGCACCTCACGGCCTTCACCGTCGGGCTCGCAGCGAGCACGACGGCACCCGATCGCGACTGTAAGCCGTACCCTCCCGACGACTGGCCGAGCGCCAAACCGCGTCCCTAG
- the stpK7 gene encoding serine/threonine protein kinase StpK7, protein MDATPFGHYQLQMLLGRGGMGEVYQAYDTKTDRIVALKVLPPHMAADEVFQQRFRRESQAAAGVNDPHVVPIHGYGEIDGRLYLDMRLIEGRTLGAILAEDKKPLDPATAVSVIEQVASALDAAHAKGLIHRDVKPSNILLTDRDFAYLIDFGLVRTAGEAGMTTAGNTLGTLGYMAPERFEGGPIDGRADTYALACVLYELLTGVRPYQADSLEQQIAGHMMSPPPKPSATDPKLGAFDDVIATGMAKKPIKRYQTAAQLAGAARRALTAPVPRARSIRTSGRHSAPVPTGHHSTPSRALAVSSAVVVLAGLCAFGAWQLWGSPARDTKPVGVAESTVPAVAPDGAVPQIAATVPPDIRATGRLVIGVNTPYAPNEFEDSSGKIVGFDVDLMNAITRVLGLEPDYRETAFESIMSSVGGGSFNVGMSSITDTAEREKTVDFVTYFQAGTLWAQRSGGSVDPDAACGLRVGVQFATIQETTELPAKSATCTAAGLAPIDIVVYSRQDDLTQALLAGDVEAMSADSPVTGFAVKLSAGALEPAGEIFDVAPYGYPVAKGSPLAESLRLAVEHLIATGEYRTIATMWGVEKGMIDAPTINAAVG, encoded by the coding sequence GTGGATGCGACACCTTTCGGGCATTACCAGTTGCAGATGCTGCTGGGCCGGGGCGGTATGGGCGAGGTCTACCAGGCCTACGACACCAAGACCGACCGCATCGTCGCGCTCAAGGTCCTCCCGCCGCACATGGCTGCCGACGAGGTCTTCCAGCAGCGGTTCCGCCGCGAATCGCAGGCCGCCGCGGGGGTCAACGACCCGCACGTCGTTCCCATTCACGGCTACGGCGAGATCGACGGCAGGCTCTATCTCGACATGCGGCTGATCGAGGGCCGCACGCTGGGCGCGATCCTGGCCGAGGACAAGAAGCCGCTCGATCCCGCGACTGCGGTGTCGGTGATCGAACAAGTCGCCAGCGCCCTGGACGCCGCGCACGCCAAGGGCCTGATCCACCGCGACGTCAAGCCATCGAACATCCTGCTGACCGATCGGGACTTCGCCTACCTCATCGACTTCGGCCTGGTGCGCACCGCGGGTGAGGCGGGGATGACGACGGCGGGCAACACCCTCGGCACGTTGGGCTATATGGCGCCGGAGCGGTTCGAGGGCGGCCCGATCGACGGCCGCGCGGACACCTACGCGCTGGCCTGCGTGCTCTACGAACTGCTGACCGGGGTGCGGCCGTACCAGGCCGACAGCCTCGAGCAGCAGATCGCCGGGCACATGATGTCGCCGCCACCGAAGCCGTCGGCCACCGACCCGAAGCTCGGCGCGTTCGACGACGTGATCGCCACGGGCATGGCGAAGAAGCCGATCAAGCGGTACCAGACCGCGGCCCAGTTGGCGGGCGCTGCGCGTCGGGCTTTGACCGCACCGGTCCCACGGGCCCGTTCGATCCGGACCAGCGGACGGCATTCCGCGCCGGTGCCGACCGGTCATCACTCCACGCCGTCGCGGGCGCTGGCGGTGTCGAGCGCCGTCGTGGTGCTGGCAGGCCTGTGCGCATTCGGGGCGTGGCAGCTCTGGGGTTCGCCCGCACGGGACACCAAGCCGGTCGGGGTGGCCGAGTCGACGGTGCCCGCGGTGGCACCCGACGGGGCGGTGCCCCAGATCGCCGCGACGGTACCGCCGGACATCCGTGCGACGGGCCGACTGGTGATCGGGGTCAATACGCCCTACGCGCCCAACGAGTTCGAGGATTCGTCCGGCAAGATCGTCGGCTTCGACGTCGACTTGATGAACGCGATCACGCGTGTGCTCGGCCTCGAGCCGGACTACCGCGAGACCGCGTTCGAGAGCATCATGTCGTCGGTCGGCGGCGGGAGCTTCAACGTGGGGATGTCGTCGATCACCGACACCGCCGAGCGGGAGAAGACCGTCGACTTCGTGACCTACTTCCAGGCGGGCACGCTGTGGGCCCAGCGGTCAGGGGGGTCAGTCGACCCGGACGCGGCGTGCGGGCTGCGGGTCGGCGTGCAGTTCGCGACGATCCAGGAGACCACCGAACTGCCCGCCAAGAGCGCCACGTGTACGGCCGCGGGGTTGGCGCCGATTGACATCGTGGTCTACAGCCGCCAGGACGATCTCACCCAGGCGCTGCTAGCCGGTGATGTCGAGGCGATGTCGGCCGACTCACCGGTCACGGGCTTCGCGGTGAAACTCAGTGCGGGCGCGCTCGAGCCGGCCGGCGAGATCTTCGACGTCGCGCCATACGGCTATCCCGTCGCCAAGGGTTCGCCGCTCGCCGAGTCGCTGCGGTTGGCGGTCGAGCACCTCATCGCCACCGGCGAGTACCGCACGATCGCCACGATGTGGGGTGTCGAGAAGGGCATGATCGACGCGCCCACGATCAACGCCGCCGTCGGGTGA
- a CDS encoding alpha/beta hydrolase domain-containing protein encodes MSDPVVAPVPGAPNLLLGAYDVGTVGYRVEEFFVSGTAASADASTKADYTTRIVALTPTDPARFSGTVIVEWLNVSGGLDAPAVWFMAHREIVRAGHAYLAVSAQRVGIEGGASLGLDMSLKTQNPQRYSALRHPGDAYAYDVFSQAGRVVRDADVLGGLTPETVVAVGESQSALFLTTYVNVVDAQAAVYDGFLVHSRFGPAAPLDGSSIFDDAGDQRAVPFVDDLRVPVLTVITETDLVGGVRAGYHAARQSDSECLRVWEIPGTAHADNYTINVGFIDSGGAPLADLVGAYAPTRSLMGQELPYAINFAPQHHYVLQAAIAGLVEWVRTGATPPCAPPIDLTDAAELVVDEHGLASGGVRTPWVDVPVARTSGLPPGGGLPTNVMALLFGSGEVFDAERLDRLYPGGAAEYLGRFTDALDTAIAAGFLLAADREEIVTLAAATYPAAG; translated from the coding sequence GTGAGCGACCCGGTCGTCGCGCCGGTGCCCGGTGCGCCGAATCTGCTGCTCGGCGCGTACGACGTCGGCACGGTCGGCTACCGCGTCGAGGAGTTCTTCGTCTCGGGCACAGCGGCTTCCGCGGACGCATCCACGAAGGCCGACTACACCACCCGCATCGTCGCGCTGACGCCCACCGACCCGGCCCGGTTCAGCGGAACGGTGATCGTGGAGTGGCTCAACGTCAGCGGTGGTCTCGATGCGCCCGCGGTGTGGTTCATGGCGCACCGCGAGATCGTCCGCGCGGGCCACGCCTACCTCGCGGTGTCCGCGCAGCGGGTCGGGATCGAGGGCGGCGCCAGCCTGGGCCTGGACATGTCGCTCAAGACGCAGAATCCGCAACGGTATTCGGCACTGCGCCATCCCGGCGACGCGTACGCCTACGACGTGTTCAGCCAGGCCGGACGGGTGGTGCGCGACGCCGACGTCCTGGGCGGACTGACGCCGGAAACGGTAGTGGCGGTGGGGGAGTCGCAGTCCGCGCTGTTCCTCACGACGTACGTCAACGTCGTCGACGCGCAGGCCGCGGTGTACGACGGATTCCTGGTGCACTCCCGGTTCGGCCCGGCAGCGCCGCTGGACGGCAGTTCGATCTTCGACGATGCCGGCGATCAGCGGGCGGTGCCGTTCGTCGACGACTTGCGGGTGCCTGTGCTGACGGTGATCACCGAGACCGACCTCGTCGGCGGTGTACGCGCCGGGTATCACGCTGCGCGACAATCGGACTCGGAGTGCCTGCGGGTGTGGGAGATCCCGGGTACGGCGCACGCCGACAACTACACGATCAACGTGGGCTTCATCGACTCCGGTGGGGCGCCGCTGGCCGACCTGGTGGGGGCCTACGCCCCGACGCGGTCGCTGATGGGCCAGGAGTTGCCGTACGCCATCAACTTCGCACCGCAGCACCACTACGTGTTGCAGGCCGCGATCGCAGGGCTCGTCGAATGGGTGCGCACCGGCGCGACGCCACCCTGCGCCCCGCCGATCGACCTGACCGATGCCGCCGAACTCGTCGTCGACGAGCACGGTCTGGCCTCCGGCGGCGTCCGCACGCCGTGGGTCGACGTGCCGGTGGCGCGGACCTCGGGTCTCCCGCCGGGCGGCGGGTTGCCGACCAACGTGATGGCGTTGCTGTTCGGCTCCGGCGAGGTGTTCGACGCCGAGAGGCTCGACCGGCTCTACCCGGGCGGCGCCGCGGAGTACCTCGGCCGGTTCACCGATGCGCTCGACACGGCGATCGCGGCCGGGTTCCTGCTGGCCGCCGACCGCGAGGAGATCGTCACCCTCGCCGCCGCGACCTACCCGGCTGCCGGCTAG
- a CDS encoding sensor domain-containing phosphodiesterase, which translates to MARLQEQAPTAVNRLGDAVAGVGIVPAYQPIVALPDGVTVGYEALARWPSLDDPRPQAVFEYAAEHGGLDGLDQSCITAGVDVALRNDLAPGTMLLVNCEPTSTYVGPDDDQVLASGRDRLRVTFEFTERSLLAHPQALLRKLARIRADGFSIALDDVGAHPDSLAMLDVVRPDIIKLDLALVQSDPSRDQARTLSAVLAHHERTGAVILAEGIENDHHLEQALALGADLGQGYKYGRARSLEEHGDAAPWSMPRERNVVAVDSQSPFDLASRLLEPRTARKRTLLAFSRHIESQARHAADPPMLMTALQRATYFTPRTRMNYQAMAAELPLVAVFGEDLPDDLGHGVRGVPLASDDPLRLEWTVVILGPHTASALIARERDTPEAWVADGDRRFDVVMTHDRSLVTMCVRSLLDRMC; encoded by the coding sequence GTGGCCAGGTTGCAAGAGCAGGCGCCGACGGCCGTGAACCGTCTGGGCGACGCCGTCGCAGGCGTCGGCATCGTCCCGGCCTACCAGCCGATCGTCGCGCTGCCGGACGGCGTCACCGTCGGTTACGAGGCGTTGGCGCGGTGGCCGTCGCTCGACGACCCGCGTCCGCAGGCGGTGTTCGAGTATGCCGCTGAACACGGCGGCCTCGATGGCCTCGACCAGTCGTGCATCACCGCAGGGGTCGACGTCGCGCTCCGCAACGACCTGGCGCCCGGCACGATGCTGCTGGTCAACTGCGAGCCCACCAGCACGTACGTCGGGCCCGATGACGACCAGGTCCTGGCGTCGGGGCGGGACCGTCTCCGGGTCACGTTCGAGTTCACCGAGCGCAGTCTGCTCGCGCACCCGCAGGCGCTGCTGCGCAAGCTGGCGCGAATCCGCGCCGACGGCTTCTCGATCGCTCTCGACGACGTTGGCGCGCATCCGGATTCGCTGGCGATGCTCGACGTCGTCCGCCCCGACATCATCAAGCTCGATCTCGCTCTGGTGCAGTCGGACCCGTCACGCGATCAGGCCCGGACGCTGTCGGCGGTGCTGGCCCATCACGAACGCACCGGCGCCGTGATCCTCGCCGAGGGCATCGAGAACGACCACCACCTCGAGCAGGCGCTGGCGCTCGGAGCCGACCTGGGGCAGGGCTACAAGTACGGCCGCGCCCGTTCACTCGAGGAGCACGGCGACGCCGCGCCGTGGTCGATGCCCCGGGAGCGCAACGTCGTAGCCGTGGACTCGCAGTCGCCGTTCGACCTCGCGTCGCGGCTGCTCGAGCCGCGGACGGCCCGCAAGCGGACGCTGCTGGCGTTCTCGCGGCACATCGAGAGCCAGGCCCGTCACGCCGCCGACCCGCCCATGCTGATGACCGCGCTGCAGCGCGCGACGTACTTCACGCCGCGCACCAGAATGAACTATCAGGCAATGGCGGCCGAGCTGCCGCTCGTCGCCGTGTTCGGCGAGGATCTGCCCGACGATCTCGGCCACGGGGTGCGCGGTGTGCCGCTGGCCTCCGACGATCCGCTCCGCCTGGAGTGGACGGTGGTGATCTTGGGCCCGCATACGGCGTCGGCACTGATTGCCCGCGAGCGCGACACCCCTGAGGCGTGGGTGGCCGATGGAGACCGACGATTCGACGTCGTGATGACCCACGACCGGTCGCTGGTGACGATGTGCGTGCGGAGCCTGCTGGACCGCATGTGCTGA